The nucleotide window TTATGAATCGCATTAAAAGTCTGGTCAATAATAGACTGGCGCGCCTGAACCCTGGCTTTCAGGTCTTGTTGATAGCGATAGAATAGCGAAGCAGTCAAACCCGCTCCATTAAGCACCAATGCAAACAGCGCTGGAACAACTGGAATCCACCAACCTGCTAATAGTAGTAAATAGCCACTACTTACCAGCAATACACTCAGAATTCCTAGACCGACCAATAACTTGAAAGGGGATAAAATAATTCGCCCTAAGCTCATGCCCAGAATGCCCCACGAAATAATCCAGATATATTCCCAACCGTCTGGCAGGACGTTTAATAGCGATCGCCCGTCCAACACGCTACTGATAATTTGGCTGACCGCATGGGCATGAATTTCGACCCCATAAACTTCTACTCCACCCACTAGCTCAGAATGACTACTATCAATCGCCGTAGTCTTCACTACATCCTTAACACTAGGAGCCGTCATTCCCACTAGAATAATGCGATCGCGGATCAACGCCGCTGGCACTTTTCCAGCCATCACATCCCCCAAAGACACCACTTGAAATGCTTTTCGACCGCTCCGAAAATTGAACAAAATTTGATTACCGCCATCATCAGCCCCAACATATCCTCCGGAGCTCTCTCGGAAGCGGGTTAGCTCTGTTGAACCAAACTGCATGGCGATCGGATCACTGGGGCTACTGGTTAAATCGAGACCTTTATCTTTTAAATAGAGTTGCGTAAGTTGTAGCGACAGAGCAAACTTATCGTTCTGCTGGTTATCCCTTCTCCACAGTAATAGCCGTCTGACGCTGCCATCTCTATCAGGGATTAAATCTCCAAAACCAACCTGCTCAGGTGGTAATGTCACTGGAGCCGAAACGGAAGAACCAAACTGATCGAAGCCAGTTTTCTCGATCGCTACAATATTTTTGTATTGCTTAAGTAGATTAAGAAACTCAGCATAGCCAGGTTCTTCGGGGCGATTACGGACGATATCTAAACCTATAGCATTCGGTTGATACGATGAAATTTTTTGAAGGA belongs to Timaviella obliquedivisa GSE-PSE-MK23-08B and includes:
- a CDS encoding CHASE2 domain-containing protein; the encoded protein is MQQVRRRIQQGIRKEWEVWRGSALPGLLVIGLVILARMTGVFQWLEWAALDYGMRSRPAELTDDRILVVGINEQDITNLGYPIPNQRLTQLLQKISSYQPNAIGLDIVRNRPEEPGYAEFLNLLKQYKNIVAIEKTGFDQFGSSVSAPVTLPPEQVGFGDLIPDRDGSVRRLLLWRRDNQQNDKFALSLQLTQLYLKDKGLDLTSSPSDPIAMQFGSTELTRFRESSGGYVGADDGGNQILFNFRSGRKAFQVVSLGDVMAGKVPAALIRDRIILVGMTAPSVKDVVKTTAIDSSHSELVGGVEVYGVEIHAHAVSQIISSVLDGRSLLNVLPDGWEYIWIISWGILGMSLGRIILSPFKLLVGLGILSVLLVSSGYLLLLAGWWIPVVPALFALVLNGAGLTASLFYRYQQDLKARVQARQSIIDQTFNAIHNGPLQVLAGILRETSQDSPHHVDLQRLDQELRTINEFMRREALSESSSLYLNGGREIDLQTPIHEILCEICDNTLKRDFPHFKSIQLFIPAFSEINEQGLTLEHRKGLCCFLEESLCNVGKHAKGTKRLKVFCCQEQGQNVIRVIDDGWSDDSGIEGQGTQQAKILAKQLGGKFRRLSVPLDTTEHCELPSLPKGMICELRWSAQRQHRWRL